A region of Microbacterium suwonense DNA encodes the following proteins:
- a CDS encoding primosomal protein, with the protein MSEEQRDRRDGEGARDRRSDSDRKPRNASSSPRTPRGDGARGGRDTPRKHGDRPYRNDRPQGERRSYGDRDRAQGDRSQSDRPYRNDRAQGDRPYRNDRAQGERRYRNDRPQGDRPYRNDRAQGERPYRNDRPQGERRPYGNRDRPQGDRPYRNDRPQGERPYRNDRPQGDRPYRNDGPQGERRPYGNRDRTQGDRPYRNDRPQGERRPYGNRDRTQGDRPYRDDRPQGERRPYGNRDRTQGDRPYRDDRAQSERRPYNDRDRSRGDRDRSRGDGGSFRDRPRGGSERPYNEYAPVRERIPEPPLPDEITARDLHPSARNELKTLSKENAEQTARHLAMVAQLVDDEPERAHEHALAASRRAGRIAVVRSTLAITAYGIGDFALALRELRTYRRISGKDDMIALIVDSERGVGRPDRALEEGRSVDQSVLDPDVRVALAIAMSGARLDRGETELALGELEIPELDPDRAFEWSPALFSARAAVLEDLGRTEEAAFWTERAEVAASALGLDGQFDEMIVEDGLIEDEDGDEDEDEDGDLDDGHDEHDEVRGVEPDPEPQPASESDDETEA; encoded by the coding sequence ATGTCGGAAGAGCAGCGAGACCGCCGAGACGGTGAGGGCGCGCGCGATCGACGTTCCGACTCCGACCGCAAGCCACGGAACGCCAGTTCGTCGCCGCGCACACCGCGTGGCGATGGCGCCCGGGGCGGACGCGACACTCCGCGCAAGCACGGCGACCGTCCCTATCGCAACGACCGTCCGCAGGGCGAACGTCGCTCCTACGGGGATCGCGACCGCGCTCAGGGTGACCGCAGCCAGAGTGATCGTCCCTACCGGAATGATCGTGCTCAGGGCGACCGCCCGTACCGGAATGATCGCGCCCAGGGTGAGCGTCGGTACCGGAATGACCGTCCTCAGGGCGACCGCCCGTATCGGAATGATCGCGCCCAGGGTGAGCGCCCGTATCGGAACGATCGTCCTCAGGGCGAGCGCCGTCCCTACGGCAACCGTGACCGTCCCCAGGGCGACCGTCCGTACCGGAATGACCGTCCTCAAGGTGAGCGTCCGTACCGGAACGACCGTCCCCAGGGCGACCGTCCGTATCGGAATGATGGCCCTCAGGGTGAGCGTCGTCCCTACGGCAACCGCGACCGCACCCAGGGCGACCGTCCGTACCGGAATGACCGTCCTCAGGGCGAGCGCCGTCCCTACGGCAACCGCGACCGCACCCAGGGCGACCGTCCCTACCGCGACGACCGTCCTCAGGGCGAGCGCCGTCCCTACGGCAACCGCGACCGCACCCAGGGCGACCGTCCCTACCGCGACGACCGCGCTCAGAGTGAACGTCGTCCGTACAACGATCGCGACCGCTCCCGGGGGGACCGCGATCGCAGCCGCGGCGATGGCGGATCCTTCAGAGATCGCCCCCGTGGCGGTTCCGAGCGTCCGTACAACGAGTACGCCCCGGTGCGCGAGCGCATTCCGGAGCCGCCGCTGCCGGACGAGATCACCGCGCGGGATCTGCATCCGTCGGCGCGCAACGAGCTCAAGACGCTGAGCAAGGAGAACGCCGAGCAGACCGCCAGGCATCTGGCCATGGTGGCGCAGCTGGTCGACGATGAGCCCGAGCGTGCTCATGAGCACGCACTGGCCGCGTCCCGTCGTGCAGGGCGCATCGCCGTAGTGCGGTCGACCCTTGCAATCACCGCGTACGGCATCGGCGACTTCGCGCTCGCGCTGCGTGAGCTGCGCACCTACCGTCGCATCTCCGGCAAGGACGACATGATCGCGCTCATCGTCGACAGCGAGCGGGGAGTCGGCCGCCCCGACCGTGCGCTCGAGGAGGGGCGCAGCGTGGACCAGAGTGTGCTGGATCCTGACGTTCGCGTGGCATTGGCCATCGCGATGTCCGGCGCACGCCTGGATCGTGGTGAGACCGAGCTCGCACTCGGTGAACTGGAGATCCCGGAGCTCGATCCCGACCGTGCTTTCGAGTGGAGCCCCGCGCTGTTCTCTGCGCGTGCGGCGGTGCTCGAAGACCTGGGGCGCACTGAGGAGGCGGCGTTCTGGACAGAGCGTGCCGAGGTCGCCGCCTCGGCGCTGGGCCTGGACGGCCAGTTCGACGAGATGATCGTCGAGGACGGTCTCATCGAGGACGAGGACGGGGACGAGGACGAGGACGAGGACGGGGATCTCGACGACGGTCACGATGAGCACGACGAGGTCCGAGGTGTCGAGCCCGATCCCGAGCCGCAGCCCGCATCCGAGTCCGACGACGAGACGGAGGCCTGA
- a CDS encoding NAD kinase encodes MNERRILVVAHAKREETVTAALRIIDALHDAGAIPVLPAPDRDELADVDARFAELALLGADVAADDLELAIVLGGDGTILRAAELVRESGAPVLGINMGHVGFLAEIDRDDMDAAVRRVIDRDYEVEERLALSIRVKDVDGGVVYETWALNEATVEKASRERMIEVVIEIDGRPLSSFGCDGMVVSTPTGSTAYNFSAGGPVIWPTVEAIAVVPLSAHALFAKPLVVGPEASVAIELLERTGGTAILWCDGRRSHELPPGARVVVRRSTHPVRLARLHPTAFTERLVRKFQLPVAGWRGAS; translated from the coding sequence ATGAACGAGCGCCGCATCCTGGTCGTCGCCCACGCGAAGCGGGAGGAGACCGTCACCGCCGCCCTGCGCATCATCGACGCTCTGCACGATGCCGGTGCGATCCCGGTGCTCCCCGCACCCGACCGCGACGAGCTCGCCGACGTCGATGCCCGCTTCGCCGAGCTCGCGCTGCTCGGTGCGGACGTCGCCGCAGACGACCTGGAGCTGGCCATCGTGCTCGGCGGCGACGGCACGATCCTGCGCGCAGCGGAGCTCGTCCGCGAGTCCGGAGCGCCCGTGCTCGGCATCAACATGGGGCACGTCGGCTTCCTCGCCGAGATCGACCGCGACGACATGGATGCCGCCGTGCGACGCGTCATCGACCGCGACTACGAGGTCGAGGAGCGGCTCGCCCTCTCCATCCGGGTGAAGGACGTCGACGGCGGTGTCGTATACGAGACCTGGGCGCTCAACGAGGCGACGGTCGAGAAGGCCAGCCGTGAGCGGATGATCGAGGTCGTGATCGAGATCGACGGCCGGCCGCTGTCCAGCTTCGGATGCGACGGGATGGTCGTCTCCACCCCGACGGGATCCACCGCGTACAACTTCTCGGCCGGTGGCCCGGTGATCTGGCCCACGGTCGAGGCGATCGCCGTCGTGCCGCTGTCGGCGCACGCACTGTTCGCCAAACCACTCGTGGTCGGGCCGGAGGCATCCGTCGCCATCGAGCTGCTCGAGCGCACCGGCGGCACCGCGATCCTGTGGTGCGACGGCCGGCGCTCGCACGAGCTGCCCCCGGGGGCGCGCGTGGTCGTGCGGCGCTCCACCCACCCGGTGCGGCTGGCGCGACTGCATCCGACCGCCTTCACCGAGCGGCTGGTGCGCAAGTTCCAACTGCCGGTCGCCGGATGGCGGGGCGCCTCGTGA
- a CDS encoding HAD-IIA family hydrolase — MALFRRAKPASTPLTDRDALLADLDGVVYAGPGALPHAIDSLNRAAASMRLGYITNNASRTDASVAEHLTDLGLTVAADDVVTSPQAAMRLLATLVPAPARILIVGGEGLVDEAHKAGYTVTRSAEDSPAAVVQGFAPEVAWTDLAEAAFALQLPEDEGGIPWISTNTDWTIPRERGVAPGNGTLVSAVHTAIGRLSTVAGKPEKPIFEVAVERFGAQHPLFIGDRLDTDIAGASRAGIDSALVLTGIDRPKHVLAAPQGSRPDYILSDLRELHEPYPPTLQRDGVFTVNGASVRVVDADVQILAAGGSQIDLLRAGAAAIWATGLMIYAFRVPEQLYADPFHRP, encoded by the coding sequence ATGGCGCTGTTCCGCCGAGCGAAGCCCGCATCCACCCCTCTCACCGATCGTGACGCCCTGCTCGCCGACCTCGACGGCGTCGTCTATGCCGGGCCCGGCGCACTGCCGCACGCCATCGACAGCCTGAACCGCGCGGCGGCGAGCATGCGCCTGGGCTACATCACCAACAACGCCTCCCGCACCGACGCCTCGGTGGCAGAGCATCTCACCGACCTCGGCCTGACCGTCGCCGCCGATGACGTCGTCACCAGTCCCCAGGCCGCCATGCGGCTGCTGGCGACCCTGGTTCCGGCGCCGGCGAGGATCCTCATCGTCGGAGGAGAGGGGCTGGTGGACGAGGCGCACAAGGCCGGCTACACGGTCACCCGCAGCGCGGAGGATTCCCCCGCAGCAGTGGTGCAGGGCTTCGCCCCCGAGGTCGCCTGGACGGATCTCGCCGAGGCGGCGTTCGCCCTGCAGCTGCCCGAGGACGAGGGCGGCATCCCGTGGATCTCCACGAACACCGACTGGACGATCCCGCGCGAGCGGGGTGTCGCACCGGGCAACGGCACGCTCGTCTCTGCCGTGCACACGGCGATCGGCCGGCTGTCGACGGTCGCTGGCAAGCCCGAGAAGCCCATCTTCGAGGTGGCGGTGGAGCGGTTCGGCGCGCAGCATCCGCTGTTCATCGGCGATCGGCTCGACACCGACATTGCCGGAGCCTCGCGCGCCGGCATCGACTCGGCGCTCGTGCTGACCGGCATCGACCGGCCCAAGCACGTGCTCGCCGCTCCCCAGGGATCCCGGCCCGACTACATCCTCAGCGACCTGCGCGAGCTGCACGAGCCCTACCCGCCGACGCTTCAGCGCGACGGCGTGTTCACGGTGAACGGCGCATCGGTGCGGGTCGTCGACGCGGATGTGCAGATCCTCGCGGCCGGCGGATCGCAGATCGACCTGCTGCGCGCCGGAGCAGCGGCGATCTGGGCGACAGGGCTGATGATCTATGCGTTCCGGGTGCCGGAGCAGCTGTACGCGGATCCTTTCCACAGGCCCTGA